The sequence TAATGCGGATGGTTTTGGTTTTCGTGGCGTTCGTCTTCGCGTCGAACCTGGCGCTACGGCGACGATCAAGCTTCCCCGCCAGAACATCGCCGAGCGCGTCGTCCGCCTGACCGGCGAAGGGATCTTTCGCGATAGCCAGTTGCTTGGCTTGCCGCTGCCGGAAGGAATGAAGAACCTAAACAGCGGCGTTACCGGGCAAGACTCGGTGCAGGTCGTTCCTTACCAAGGGAAACTTTTCTGGCTGTGGGGAGACACGAACATCGCCAGCTATCCGCTTGGCAATTTCCAAACGACCTGCGCCACGTCGCCGTTGCCGGTCGATGGCAAACCTTCGCCCGATCACGGCATTCAGTTTGAATATTTAAAACAAGAGAATGGGCAAGTGCGTCACATGGCGCCGCTCGACGGCCCCGGCCCGGTCTGGTTGTTCGGTCTGTTCGCGATCACCGATGCCGACGGCACGGAGTCTCTCTATTCGCACTTCACGCGGCATAAGTCGCTTTCGGAAGTGGTCGAACATGGCGTCATGAAGTTCGACGACGAGGCCGGGATCTTCAAGAAGGTCGCCAACTTTGATCTGCAAGAGCAATGGCGCGGCCCGCAAGGAAACGCCTTTGTTGTTGACGATGCCGACGGAGTGAAGCGCGTCTACTTCGCCCATCCGCTTGCTCACACGCGCGTCGCCGCCGATGAGCAGAGCATCCTCGATCCGCACGCCTACGAGTCGCTCGTCTTTGACTCTGGCGAAAAGAACTACGTCTGGAAACGCGACGTGCCGCCGACGAAACAGCGCGATGAACAAAAACTGCTGCGCAGCGGCGCGATCCCTTCCGACGTTGCCCGGTACCAGTTGATCGACGTCGCCAGCGATAAACCCGTCGTGATGCACGGCAGTTCCATTGCGTGGAATGAATACCGGCAGAAGTGGACTATGATCGGCGTGCAAGCCGGCGATCAGGATGCCCCCTCATTCTTGGGCGAAGTCTGGTACGCCGAAGCCGAATCGCCGACCGGTCCCTGGAACAGGGCGATCAAAATCGCCACGCATCCGAAGTACACCTATTACAACCCGCGGCAACATCCGTTCTTTGCGACCGATAACGGGCGAGTGATCTATTTCGAGGGAACGTACACGCATACGTTCTCGGCGACCAAAACGCCGACGCCCCGTTACGACTACAACCAGCTCCTCTATCGGCTCGATCTCTCCGAAGCCAAGTTAAAACCAGCGCAAAAGTAATGTAATTGCCGCAGTAACGCCTGCTGGCGTCGCTTCATCGAAGAGGGAAACGCAACGCTTCCCTTACTCGCACAGGATGAAGTTATGTCGCATTCCCCCTTGCTGCAGCCGTATTCGCTGGGTGATCTCACGCTCAAAAACCGCGTCGTCATGGCGCCCCTGACGCGAGCCAGGGCAGGGGACGATCGGATCCCAACGGCGATGATGGCCGAATATTACGCGCAGCGGGCCTCAAGCGGTTTGATCATCACCGAAGCGACTGTGATCTCGCAGCAGGGAATCGGCTGGCTCAATACGCCGGGGATTTACAACGACGAGCAAACGGCCGGTTGGCGCGAGGTCGTCGACGCCGCGCATAGCGCCGGCGGAAAGATCTTCTTGCAGCTCTGGCACATGGGGCGCTCGTCCCACAGCAGTTTCCATGATGGGGAACTGCCGGTTTCGGCGTCGGCGATCAAGATTTCGACCGACGAAATCCGGACGAATGCGGGGAAGAAGGAGTTCGAAGTTCCGCGTGCGCTCGAGACTGCAGAAGTCGCTGATGTCGTCGCCGACTATCGGGCCGCGGCGGCGCGCGCGAAAGAAGCGGGTTTTGACGGCGTCGAAATTCATGCCGCCAACGGTTATCTGATCGATCAGTTTCTCCAATCGCGTACCAACCAGCGCACCGACCAATATGGCGGCTCGATCGAAAATCGTTATCGCTTCCTCGGCGAAGTGGTCGCCGCGGTGACCGAAATCTGGGATGCGTCGCGCGTCGGCGTCCGACTTTCGCCTAATGGGGTCTACAACGACATGGGCTCGACGGACTTCCGCGAGCAGTTCAGTTACGCGATGCAGCAGCTCTCGCCGCTCGGTTTGGCCTATCTGCATGTGGTCGACGGAATCGCGTTCGGTTTCCACAAATTGGGCGATCCGATGACGCTCGCCGAAATTCGCGAAATCTTCTCTGGTCCGCTGATGGGGAACTCCGGCTACGACCAGGCTTCGGCCGAAGCGGCCGTCGAGCGGGGAGATGCCGACCTGCTGGCTTTTGGCCGAGCGTACATCAGTAATCCTGACTTGGTGGAGCGTTTCGCGCACCAGTGGCCGCTCGCTACGGAGGCCGATCCCAAGATGTGGTATGGGGCCGGTCCCGACGCCCGAGGCTACACCGACTTCCCAACCTTCGCCGAAGCCTCCACGGCCGGTTAAGTTTCGATTTGGAATTCGCAAAAATGCTGTCAGTGATAGCGTCGCGTCAGATTGAACTTACGACGATCTCGCGTGACGCTACCCACTGGCGCGTCTAGTGTTAGGAAAAGGTGAAGAGATTGTGGTTGACGCAAAGTGCTACCACGATATATTGGGCCTCCGGCTGAGAAATTGATGTTGTCCAAGCCCTCGATTTGGCGATATTCAAATTTATCAGCCACAGGATCTTGTGTTCTGGTGGAACCCCTGGCACAATATCCTGTGGGCAAAGATTGCTGCCCTCGCATCCAAAACGCTGGCGTCGCTAGCAATTTGGACCGCAAAACTCCACTCGTGTGGGGGAGAGCGGATTAGGAGTCTGGCAGTCCTCATCTAGAGGACCTACGCGTCAAGGAAGACGGTGCGTTAATACGCGCGCTTCTATTTTGATCGCGGT is a genomic window of Blastopirellula sediminis containing:
- a CDS encoding DUF4185 domain-containing protein; translation: MPCSRRFAAVLMLAFSLLSSTHTFGDEQPKVREPFFGVRVVDQTGRGVPLVELKTTNEASYWTDSDGWAAIAEPGLMGQEAYFHVASPGYEFNADGFGFRGVRLRVEPGATATIKLPRQNIAERVVRLTGEGIFRDSQLLGLPLPEGMKNLNSGVTGQDSVQVVPYQGKLFWLWGDTNIASYPLGNFQTTCATSPLPVDGKPSPDHGIQFEYLKQENGQVRHMAPLDGPGPVWLFGLFAITDADGTESLYSHFTRHKSLSEVVEHGVMKFDDEAGIFKKVANFDLQEQWRGPQGNAFVVDDADGVKRVYFAHPLAHTRVAADEQSILDPHAYESLVFDSGEKNYVWKRDVPPTKQRDEQKLLRSGAIPSDVARYQLIDVASDKPVVMHGSSIAWNEYRQKWTMIGVQAGDQDAPSFLGEVWYAEAESPTGPWNRAIKIATHPKYTYYNPRQHPFFATDNGRVIYFEGTYTHTFSATKTPTPRYDYNQLLYRLDLSEAKLKPAQK
- a CDS encoding alkene reductase; this translates as MSHSPLLQPYSLGDLTLKNRVVMAPLTRARAGDDRIPTAMMAEYYAQRASSGLIITEATVISQQGIGWLNTPGIYNDEQTAGWREVVDAAHSAGGKIFLQLWHMGRSSHSSFHDGELPVSASAIKISTDEIRTNAGKKEFEVPRALETAEVADVVADYRAAAARAKEAGFDGVEIHAANGYLIDQFLQSRTNQRTDQYGGSIENRYRFLGEVVAAVTEIWDASRVGVRLSPNGVYNDMGSTDFREQFSYAMQQLSPLGLAYLHVVDGIAFGFHKLGDPMTLAEIREIFSGPLMGNSGYDQASAEAAVERGDADLLAFGRAYISNPDLVERFAHQWPLATEADPKMWYGAGPDARGYTDFPTFAEASTAG